Proteins found in one Salinimonas lutimaris genomic segment:
- a CDS encoding ethanolamine ammonia-lyase subunit EutB, with translation MTARFTCRQGARTYQFSSLADLMAKATPERSGDQLAGVAAGSAQERVVAQMALADLPLSTFLQEVVIPYESDEITRLIIDSHDKAAFAPISHLTVGDFRNWLLSDAATPEVLTAIRPGLTPEMTAAVSKIMRNQDLILVAQKCHVKSAFRNTIGLPGRLSTRLQPNHPTDSENGIAATIFDGLMYGNGDAVIGINPATDNVPQAVRLLKLMDDVINHYDIPTQSCVLTHVTNTIEAIELGAPVDLVFQSIGGTQGTNDTFGVNLSILQEAYDAAQSLKRGTVGNNAMYFETGQGTALSADAFHGIDQQTCEARAYAVARKFNPLLVNTVVGFIGPEYLFDGKQIIRAGLEDHFCAKLLGLPMGCDICYTNHAYADQNDMDNLLTLLGTAGCSFIMGIPGSDDIMLNYQTTSFHDALYARKALGLKPAPEFEQWLTKMQIFDSVDEVRLSNSNQSPLARSLTRLGQEV, from the coding sequence ATGACAGCACGATTTACATGCCGGCAGGGTGCCAGAACATACCAGTTTTCATCGCTGGCGGACCTGATGGCCAAAGCCACCCCTGAACGTTCCGGCGATCAACTGGCTGGTGTTGCCGCCGGCAGCGCACAGGAGCGGGTTGTGGCGCAAATGGCGCTGGCGGATTTGCCGTTGAGCACATTTTTACAGGAAGTGGTCATTCCCTATGAAAGTGATGAAATTACCCGGCTGATTATCGACAGCCATGATAAGGCGGCATTTGCCCCTATTAGTCATTTAACCGTGGGCGATTTTCGAAACTGGTTATTGTCAGATGCGGCAACACCTGAGGTGCTTACCGCCATCCGTCCGGGACTGACTCCTGAGATGACCGCGGCGGTCAGCAAAATTATGCGTAACCAGGATCTGATTCTGGTGGCCCAGAAGTGCCATGTTAAAAGTGCGTTTCGTAATACCATTGGTCTGCCAGGCCGGCTATCCACCCGGCTTCAGCCAAATCATCCGACCGATTCTGAAAATGGCATTGCCGCGACCATCTTTGATGGCCTGATGTATGGCAACGGCGATGCGGTTATCGGCATTAATCCGGCCACCGACAATGTGCCTCAGGCGGTGCGCTTACTCAAACTGATGGATGATGTCATCAATCATTATGACATTCCGACCCAGTCCTGCGTGCTGACTCACGTCACCAATACCATTGAGGCCATTGAACTGGGCGCGCCGGTAGATCTGGTTTTTCAGTCTATTGGCGGCACTCAGGGCACCAACGACACCTTCGGGGTCAACCTGTCGATTCTGCAGGAAGCGTATGATGCAGCCCAGTCACTTAAACGTGGCACGGTGGGCAACAATGCCATGTACTTTGAAACCGGGCAGGGCACGGCATTATCGGCCGATGCTTTTCACGGGATCGACCAGCAAACCTGCGAAGCGCGGGCTTATGCGGTAGCGCGCAAGTTTAACCCGCTGCTGGTAAACACCGTGGTGGGCTTTATCGGTCCTGAATACCTGTTTGACGGCAAACAGATTATCCGTGCCGGCCTGGAAGATCATTTTTGCGCCAAACTACTGGGCCTGCCGATGGGATGCGACATCTGTTACACCAACCATGCCTATGCTGATCAGAATGATATGGATAACCTGCTGACCCTGTTAGGCACCGCTGGCTGTTCATTTATCATGGGGATCCCCGGCTCTGACGACATCATGCTCAATTACCAGACCACCTCTTTTCACGATGCCCTGTATGCACGTAAGGCGCTGGGACTAAAGCCGGCGCCGGAGTTCGAGCAGTGGCTGACCAAAATGCAGATTTTCGATAGTGTGGATGAGGTCAGGCTGAGTAACAGTAATCAGTCACCGCTGGCCCGTTCACTGACACGCCTGGGGCAGGAGGTCTGA
- a CDS encoding helix-turn-helix domain-containing protein — protein MNEQAGQLPQWQQEYNQLSDGAFSGAMTHIELGAFHLFEEQTSQALQQYCRVPDGAIWLGFSARPQRVSINQQQADANTIMVRPGGVDFELATDCHSTLFGVVIAPATLPGQAETAPEDFAQTLVSPQAEALRRYMTLLVGQCENRWQSKTHEQLLVSTLSRLLHAPGDAMPGPHQRHRALTALNDYLAQVDDEASITVAELAAIAGISPRALHRIWCNHYGVSVARFLQARRLNQVRRALQSNDTRRCIADVAFDHGFYHLSQFSKQYHRLFGELPSRTTSDHAYTGI, from the coding sequence GTGAATGAACAGGCGGGGCAGCTGCCACAGTGGCAGCAGGAGTACAATCAGCTCTCCGACGGGGCGTTTAGCGGCGCCATGACGCATATTGAGCTGGGCGCTTTTCACCTGTTTGAAGAACAGACCAGTCAGGCACTTCAACAATATTGCCGGGTTCCCGATGGGGCTATTTGGCTGGGATTCAGCGCCCGCCCCCAGCGGGTCAGCATTAACCAGCAGCAGGCCGATGCCAATACGATTATGGTGCGCCCCGGCGGCGTTGACTTTGAACTGGCAACCGACTGCCACAGCACATTATTCGGTGTGGTCATTGCACCGGCCACGCTGCCTGGTCAGGCTGAAACAGCGCCAGAGGATTTTGCCCAGACGCTGGTCAGCCCTCAGGCAGAGGCATTAAGACGCTATATGACGCTGCTGGTTGGCCAGTGTGAAAACCGCTGGCAAAGTAAAACGCATGAACAGTTACTGGTCAGCACACTCAGTCGTTTATTGCATGCCCCCGGTGACGCCATGCCCGGTCCGCACCAACGTCATCGCGCACTCACTGCACTTAACGATTATCTGGCGCAGGTTGATGATGAAGCCAGTATTACTGTTGCAGAACTGGCCGCCATCGCGGGTATCTCGCCGCGGGCACTGCACCGGATATGGTGCAACCACTATGGAGTCTCTGTGGCCCGCTTTTTACAGGCGCGCCGACTGAATCAGGTGCGCCGGGCCTTGCAGTCTAATGATACAAGGCGATGTATTGCCGATGTGGCATTTGACCACGGGTTTTATCACCTTAGCCAGTTCAGCAAACAATACCATCGTCTGTTTGGCGAGTTACCTTCCCGGACAACATCGGACCACGCTTACACAGGTATATAA
- a CDS encoding glutathione S-transferase family protein, with product MQVYGDLHSGNCYKVKLVMNLLNIAHAWIHTDILNGDTHTTSFKLKNPNSKIPLLELDDGRCLSESNAIINYLADGSHLVPDDPFLRAQVQQWQFFEQYSHEPYIAVARYINKYLKLPAERVAEYQAKQEGGHKALAVMEQQLAGQPFIAGDSFTTADVSLYAYTHVADEGGFELAIYPAIEQWLARVAEQPGFITMQQTLSGHQV from the coding sequence ATGCAGGTTTATGGCGATTTACATTCAGGTAACTGTTACAAGGTGAAGCTGGTTATGAACCTGCTTAACATTGCTCATGCCTGGATTCATACTGATATTCTCAACGGCGATACACATACCACGTCCTTCAAACTGAAAAACCCCAACAGCAAGATTCCTTTGCTGGAGCTGGATGACGGTCGCTGTCTGAGCGAGTCCAATGCTATCATCAACTATCTGGCTGACGGCAGTCATCTTGTGCCGGATGACCCCTTTCTGCGCGCCCAGGTACAACAGTGGCAGTTTTTCGAACAGTACAGCCATGAGCCGTATATTGCTGTCGCCCGTTACATCAACAAGTATCTGAAGCTGCCGGCTGAGCGTGTGGCAGAATATCAGGCCAAGCAGGAAGGCGGGCATAAAGCCCTCGCGGTGATGGAGCAGCAACTAGCCGGCCAGCCCTTTATTGCCGGGGATAGCTTTACCACAGCAGATGTTTCACTATACGCCTACACCCATGTGGCTGACGAAGGCGGCTTTGAACTGGCCATTTATCCGGCCATTGAACAGTGGCTGGCGCGGGTAGCAGAGCAACCCGGCTTTATCACTATGCAGCAAACACTTAGCGGACATCAGGTGTAA
- a CDS encoding VOC family protein encodes MQQVTGFGGFFFRADDPGALARWYETHLGVSLVPDNYTDPVWTQQAGPTVFAPFARDSDYFGNDKKQWMLNFRVADLEAMIAQLTAAGITVTPDPQTYPNGRFARLYDPEGNPIELWQPA; translated from the coding sequence ATGCAGCAGGTTACCGGTTTTGGAGGCTTTTTCTTTCGGGCAGATGATCCGGGCGCACTGGCCAGATGGTATGAAACGCATCTGGGAGTGAGTCTGGTACCGGATAATTACACTGATCCGGTCTGGACGCAGCAGGCAGGTCCGACAGTATTTGCGCCTTTCGCCCGGGACAGTGACTACTTTGGTAATGATAAAAAGCAGTGGATGCTGAATTTCAGGGTTGCTGACCTGGAAGCCATGATAGCCCAGCTCACCGCGGCGGGAATTACCGTGACACCAGACCCGCAAACCTACCCGAACGGCCGCTTTGCCCGCCTTTATGATCCTGAAGGCAACCCTATTGAACTATGGCAACCGGCCTGA
- a CDS encoding DUF6151 family protein, which translates to MPHPFSCQCQKLQGVVLEGGTCSRVLCYCKDCQAFARYLRRQSAMLNDQGGTHIVQVAAHRVRFTRGMEHLAVVRLSPRGLLRWYASCCNTPIGNTLPSHALAFIGLVDNLLTTHRIPKDFPGRMAVVHTHSANGSPKPVAKGLPGNIWRFIKIVATARLSGKHATSAFFNEHGQPVVTPHVLTKEERTALASAPAPEIIDDEQEPRP; encoded by the coding sequence ATGCCACATCCATTTTCTTGTCAGTGTCAAAAACTTCAGGGCGTTGTGCTTGAGGGTGGCACCTGTAGCCGGGTACTGTGCTACTGCAAAGACTGTCAGGCATTTGCACGCTATTTACGCCGCCAAAGTGCAATGTTAAATGATCAGGGAGGCACCCATATTGTGCAGGTTGCCGCACACCGGGTGCGCTTTACCCGGGGCATGGAGCACCTGGCCGTGGTCAGGCTCAGCCCGCGGGGCCTGCTACGCTGGTATGCATCTTGTTGTAATACGCCAATAGGCAACACCCTGCCCAGCCACGCTCTGGCCTTTATTGGTCTGGTAGATAATCTTTTGACCACCCACCGTATTCCCAAAGATTTTCCCGGCCGGATGGCAGTTGTTCACACCCATTCTGCAAACGGCTCCCCCAAGCCGGTAGCCAAAGGGCTGCCGGGCAATATCTGGCGCTTTATCAAAATTGTTGCCACCGCCCGCTTAAGTGGCAAACATGCCACATCGGCGTTTTTTAATGAGCATGGCCAACCGGTTGTGACCCCGCATGTACTGACCAAAGAAGAGCGCACCGCGCTGGCCAGCGCACCGGCACCGGAGATCATTGATGATGAACAAGAACCCCGTCCCTGA
- a CDS encoding DUF417 family protein, which yields MPPVLLIRLLIAIPLLALCLSLFHDISRTLPVVLNWYYLANLPMGHYVAAIILLTGGTAILVAHAIPQLHHPACYVLIVIAVLPLLTLLGSEHWMESLGGFPAIGSGQGIIKYFALLSLALTLLLPAGRYHNIRNMLNYLPVALVLLWIGGMKFTLPEAQGIEPLVASSPLMSWMYLLMDVQTTSNVIGIYDLLALIVLGTGLCFRALLIPGLLMCAAVFITTQTFLVSYPGALDQGVLSGTGMFIIKDIWFIANLTVLYYLNTPGHIEQEN from the coding sequence ATGCCCCCGGTTTTGCTGATCCGTTTGCTTATCGCCATCCCTTTACTCGCCCTGTGCCTGAGCCTGTTTCATGATATCTCCCGCACACTGCCGGTGGTGCTTAACTGGTATTATCTGGCCAATCTGCCCATGGGCCATTATGTCGCCGCAATAATATTACTGACAGGTGGCACCGCCATCCTTGTTGCGCACGCAATACCGCAACTGCACCATCCTGCCTGCTATGTATTAATTGTTATCGCTGTATTGCCATTACTGACCCTGCTGGGGTCTGAGCACTGGATGGAAAGCTTAGGCGGTTTTCCGGCCATTGGCTCCGGTCAGGGGATTATCAAATATTTTGCGTTGCTGAGTCTGGCCTTGACCTTGTTGTTACCCGCCGGCCGCTATCACAATATTCGCAACATGCTGAATTACCTACCGGTTGCGCTGGTTTTATTATGGATTGGCGGCATGAAATTTACTTTGCCCGAAGCACAGGGTATCGAGCCTCTGGTGGCCAGCTCCCCGCTGATGAGCTGGATGTATCTGTTGATGGATGTGCAGACCACGTCAAACGTGATTGGTATTTACGATTTACTGGCGCTGATTGTGCTGGGGACAGGGCTGTGTTTCCGTGCTCTTCTCATTCCCGGCTTGTTAATGTGCGCAGCAGTTTTTATCACTACCCAAACATTTTTAGTGTCATACCCCGGCGCACTGGACCAGGGCGTGTTATCGGGTACCGGCATGTTTATCATTAAGGATATCTGGTTTATTGCCAACCTGACGGTACTGTATTACCTCAATACGCCGGGGCATATTGAACAGGAAAATTGA
- a CDS encoding glycosyltransferase family 2 protein yields the protein MQRRPLSCFLIVCNEADRIETCLQGLAGWVDQLIILDSGSTDGTVELCRKYTDEVYQTDWPGYGPQRNRALQKCRHEWVLNLDADELVTPALQAEIEQLLGEENLTDNFIKIPWQTYLFGKPMQRGRYSTPQGKLFLHTEGVQFKNSQVHEVLQIPEPKVRTLTQPLKHFSWRTYQHLQEKHLKYACILAEEKFARGKRGSLPYAAFRFITDFLQQYLIRGGILDGKAGFFMALVLGQYAFHKYAALAALQMQDEAKQQCEQDKGSSADRKSA from the coding sequence ATGCAACGACGCCCTCTTTCCTGTTTTTTGATTGTATGTAATGAAGCGGACCGAATAGAAACCTGCCTGCAAGGCCTGGCTGGTTGGGTTGACCAACTGATCATTCTGGACTCTGGCAGCACCGACGGCACGGTAGAACTATGCCGTAAATATACTGATGAAGTCTATCAGACAGACTGGCCCGGCTATGGCCCGCAGCGCAACCGTGCGCTGCAGAAATGCCGCCACGAGTGGGTGCTGAATCTGGATGCCGATGAGCTTGTCACACCGGCACTTCAGGCTGAAATTGAGCAGCTACTGGGTGAAGAAAATCTGACCGATAATTTTATTAAGATTCCCTGGCAGACCTATCTGTTTGGTAAGCCAATGCAACGCGGCCGGTATTCAACCCCGCAGGGCAAGCTGTTTTTACATACCGAAGGCGTACAGTTCAAAAACTCTCAGGTGCATGAAGTGCTGCAAATCCCTGAGCCTAAGGTGCGCACCCTGACCCAGCCGCTCAAGCATTTCAGTTGGCGAACCTACCAGCATTTGCAGGAAAAACACCTCAAGTATGCTTGCATCCTGGCCGAAGAAAAATTTGCCAGAGGCAAGCGTGGCTCGTTGCCTTACGCCGCCTTTCGCTTTATCACCGATTTTCTGCAGCAATATCTTATTCGTGGCGGCATTTTGGATGGCAAAGCCGGCTTTTTTATGGCGTTAGTGCTCGGCCAGTATGCCTTTCATAAATATGCTGCTCTGGCTGCACTGCAAATGCAGGACGAAGCCAAACAGCAGTGTGAACAGGATAAGGGTTCATCAGCCGACAGGAAGTCCGCATGA
- a CDS encoding glycosyltransferase family 2 protein, which yields MSHTPISVFLITLNEAATLDDVLSAVSQFDEIIVVDSGSTDDTVDIARRHGATVIHQPWLGFARQKAFALQACRNNWCFNLDGDEVVPASLAAEIQHMVDAGHCDAIRVYFDDVFIGQSLHSAAHKRSIVRVFKRDMTHYPLDRLVHENVITAGKVAHASGLIRHYGYDDVATYMGKQNSYSSLGAQEKFQRGKQYSLLKLFTVFPLMFFKEYILRKQFLSGPSGLIHATIDAMYAFLKEAKLYEQHKRRPRD from the coding sequence ATGAGTCACACACCAATCAGTGTTTTTCTGATCACGCTCAATGAGGCTGCCACACTGGATGACGTGCTCAGCGCAGTGAGTCAGTTTGATGAAATTATTGTGGTAGATTCAGGCTCAACCGATGATACGGTCGACATCGCCAGGCGTCATGGGGCCACCGTCATTCATCAGCCGTGGCTGGGCTTTGCCCGCCAAAAAGCTTTTGCGTTGCAAGCCTGTCGCAATAACTGGTGCTTTAACCTGGATGGTGACGAGGTAGTACCCGCTTCTCTGGCCGCAGAAATACAGCACATGGTTGATGCCGGTCACTGCGATGCGATCCGGGTTTATTTTGATGATGTGTTTATCGGACAGTCTTTGCACAGCGCTGCCCACAAGCGCTCTATTGTCAGAGTATTCAAACGTGACATGACCCACTACCCGCTGGATCGACTGGTTCACGAAAATGTCATTACCGCCGGTAAGGTGGCACATGCCAGCGGACTTATCAGGCATTACGGGTATGATGATGTGGCGACCTATATGGGCAAGCAAAACAGTTACTCATCGCTGGGGGCACAGGAAAAGTTTCAGCGTGGTAAGCAATATTCGCTGCTCAAACTGTTCACGGTATTCCCGTTGATGTTTTTTAAAGAATATATCCTCAGAAAACAGTTTTTGTCAGGCCCGTCGGGATTAATTCACGCCACGATTGATGCCATGTATGCCTTTTTAAAAGAAGCCAAATTATACGAACAGCATAAACGCAGGCCCAGAGACTAG
- a CDS encoding YitT family protein, protein MQKASHGFIEDLFALVSAGLFVTFGVYLFQSQDLMVGGAAGLALLGTYAFSADFGALFFIINLPFYALAWTQISKRFTINTFVSVTTVSVLSDLIPRFVDISHADPIFSAVFGGLLIGVGMLIMFRHSSSLGGLGILAFYLQSRYSVRAGTFQLSVDTVILLSALAFIDWPLVMISVLAAVCLNMVISLNHRPERYIAKPQSSHVEPDMTDGQVQPQN, encoded by the coding sequence ATGCAAAAAGCCAGTCATGGATTTATTGAGGACCTGTTTGCACTTGTCAGTGCCGGGTTATTTGTCACATTCGGGGTATACCTGTTTCAGTCGCAAGACCTGATGGTCGGGGGCGCAGCAGGTCTGGCATTATTGGGCACCTATGCCTTTTCTGCTGACTTTGGTGCTTTGTTTTTTATTATTAATTTGCCTTTTTACGCTCTGGCATGGACCCAAATCAGTAAGCGCTTCACAATTAATACATTTGTTTCGGTTACTACGGTGTCGGTTCTGTCCGATCTCATCCCACGCTTTGTGGATATTTCCCATGCCGATCCGATTTTTTCTGCGGTCTTTGGCGGGTTATTGATAGGCGTGGGTATGCTTATTATGTTCAGACACAGCTCCAGCCTGGGCGGCCTCGGCATTCTGGCGTTTTACCTGCAATCCAGATACAGCGTGCGAGCCGGTACATTTCAGCTCAGTGTAGACACTGTGATTTTACTTAGCGCCCTGGCTTTTATTGACTGGCCACTGGTGATGATCAGTGTGCTGGCAGCCGTGTGTCTGAACATGGTGATTTCTCTAAACCACCGCCCGGAGCGTTATATCGCCAAGCCGCAAAGCAGCCATGTTGAGCCTGATATGACAGACGGCCAGGTGCAGCCCCAAAACTAG
- a CDS encoding ZIP family metal transporter: MFTIRQLSRKMEDGLLSLAAGIMLAASFFSLLLPALEHAGRDYGSELIGALAVGAGTLLGAAVLYAIHQYAPHQHFDSRREGSNKYKLGRIWLFVIAITLHNFPEGLAVGVGFAGGEVKNGVTLAIGIGLQNIPEGLAVAVALLSVGYTALRSALIGIASGLIEPVGGLIGATAVSSAAVLMPWALAFAAGAMLFIISDEIIPETHNNGNQNLATFTLMGGFVLMMILDTAL, from the coding sequence GTGTTTACCATTCGCCAACTCTCGCGCAAGATGGAGGACGGGCTGTTGAGTTTGGCGGCAGGGATTATGCTGGCAGCGTCGTTTTTTTCCTTACTGCTACCTGCACTGGAGCACGCCGGTAGAGATTATGGCTCTGAGCTCATTGGGGCACTGGCTGTGGGGGCAGGGACTCTGCTCGGAGCCGCTGTGTTATACGCTATTCATCAGTATGCGCCGCATCAGCACTTTGATTCGCGTCGGGAAGGTAGTAATAAGTACAAACTGGGGCGCATCTGGTTATTTGTGATTGCCATTACCCTGCATAATTTTCCGGAAGGTCTGGCAGTGGGGGTGGGGTTTGCCGGTGGCGAAGTGAAAAACGGCGTTACCCTGGCCATTGGTATTGGTTTACAGAATATTCCTGAGGGGCTGGCGGTGGCAGTGGCTTTACTTTCAGTAGGGTACACCGCGCTACGTTCAGCGCTGATTGGGATTGCTTCCGGGCTGATTGAGCCGGTAGGCGGGTTAATAGGAGCAACAGCCGTATCCAGTGCTGCTGTTCTTATGCCCTGGGCATTGGCGTTTGCTGCCGGTGCCATGTTGTTTATCATCAGTGACGAGATTATCCCTGAGACCCATAACAACGGGAATCAGAACCTGGCAACGTTTACGTTGATGGGGGGCTTTGTCCTTATGATGATACTGGATACTGCGCTTTAG
- the alr gene encoding alanine racemase gives MSRQTQAIIHADAIIRNFKALRELAPDSKAMAVVKADAYGHGAASIARMLRDQADAFAVAIIEEAIKLREEGVDAPIIVLEGPHQPKDCLVAAEQALTLVLHHAQQFEWVADYTSDNPPALWLKVDTGMHRLGVHPDEVSGLLEQYQALIRPGMVLVTHMACADELDNPLTREQIQKIQQLAVSTGLPLSIANSPATIAWQDAHSAWNRLGLAMYGCNPVDRDTGLALSPAMTLRASVIALRDIPAGQSVGYGQVWTASRPSRIATIGIGYADGYPRHCPSGTPVLVNQQRAPLAGRVSMDMLSVDVTDLPEVKIGDKVELWGQNLAVDEIARYAGTVSYELVTRVSLRVPRVVKYL, from the coding sequence GTGAGTAGACAAACCCAGGCAATCATCCATGCCGATGCCATTATCCGCAATTTTAAGGCGCTACGTGAGCTGGCACCTGACAGTAAAGCTATGGCGGTGGTGAAGGCGGATGCCTACGGGCATGGTGCTGCCAGTATTGCCAGAATGCTGCGAGATCAGGCTGATGCATTTGCAGTGGCCATTATCGAAGAAGCGATAAAGCTGCGCGAGGAAGGCGTGGATGCGCCCATTATTGTGCTTGAGGGGCCGCATCAGCCCAAAGACTGCCTGGTGGCCGCTGAGCAGGCGCTGACTTTGGTATTACACCATGCACAGCAGTTTGAGTGGGTAGCTGACTATACCTCGGATAACCCTCCGGCATTATGGCTCAAAGTGGACACCGGTATGCACCGGTTAGGCGTGCATCCTGATGAAGTGAGCGGTTTGCTGGAGCAATATCAGGCGCTGATCCGGCCGGGCATGGTGCTGGTCACCCACATGGCTTGTGCTGATGAGCTGGATAACCCGCTGACTCGTGAGCAGATTCAAAAAATTCAACAGCTGGCGGTCAGTACGGGGCTACCACTGAGTATCGCCAATTCGCCCGCTACTATAGCCTGGCAGGACGCCCATAGTGCGTGGAACCGGCTGGGGCTGGCTATGTATGGATGTAATCCGGTCGACCGTGATACCGGGCTGGCATTGTCACCGGCCATGACGCTGCGCGCCAGTGTTATCGCCCTGCGCGATATTCCGGCTGGCCAGAGCGTGGGGTACGGGCAGGTATGGACAGCCTCACGACCCAGTCGCATCGCCACTATCGGTATTGGTTATGCTGACGGCTATCCCCGCCACTGCCCCAGTGGCACACCAGTATTGGTCAATCAGCAGCGAGCACCATTAGCCGGGCGTGTATCGATGGATATGCTCAGTGTGGATGTGACTGATTTACCTGAAGTTAAAATTGGTGACAAAGTAGAGCTTTGGGGGCAGAATCTGGCTGTTGATGAGATTGCCCGATACGCCGGTACCGTGTCCTATGAACTGGTGACCCGGGTCTCTTTACGGGTGCCACGGGTGGTAAAATATCTTTAA
- a CDS encoding sodium:solute symporter, producing the protein MLNSFSWPDMLVIAAYVCLLVVSGLLLNRKEQSTSGFFLGSRQMPVWAVAISVLATSQSAATFLGGPDQGYRGDLSYLTTNLAAFIAAGVVAAVLLPRFYQHQVYTVYELLARRFSAASQYQAALLYLGGRVFASGARLYMAALAVAMLLFGNISPSSVLIAISIITLTGLLYTLAGGIRTVIYTDVVQAVLYIAAAVAVIITLLYQIDADISTIITVLQTPADGGPDKLTWLNTEPGLGADNTFSLWSILTGFVLLNIAAFGLDQDMTQRLLTCQNKRQATRAMLLSVVMGIPVVGLFICAGMLLFIVYQRPDLTGLPLSELAHSFQGQTETVFMHYVLNALPAGVKGLVVTGIIAAALSTLNSGLNAMASVLVQDILPGRNDTHTTTSQGVRAGRWAMTGIAVVLALMAALCFYWQQYTSTPLLQFALGVMVFSYSGLLGVYFVAVFTHRGSQRSVTAALLSGFAVPLLCQPYIQHWWLPDTAHFDLAFTWQLLCGATVSFMVCLCGTPTFCKEHYESPRPPA; encoded by the coding sequence ATGCTAAATTCATTTTCCTGGCCTGATATGCTGGTCATTGCCGCCTATGTATGTCTACTGGTGGTCAGTGGTCTGCTGCTCAATCGCAAAGAACAAAGCACCAGCGGCTTTTTTCTCGGCTCTCGACAGATGCCGGTCTGGGCGGTGGCGATCTCGGTACTGGCTACCTCGCAGTCTGCCGCCACCTTTTTGGGCGGTCCGGATCAGGGCTACCGGGGAGATTTAAGCTACCTGACCACCAATCTGGCTGCTTTTATTGCCGCTGGCGTGGTCGCTGCTGTGCTGTTACCCCGGTTTTACCAGCATCAGGTGTACACCGTTTACGAGCTACTGGCCCGGCGGTTTTCTGCGGCCAGTCAATATCAGGCCGCCCTGCTGTACCTGGGCGGCCGGGTCTTTGCCAGTGGCGCCCGGCTGTATATGGCAGCGCTGGCAGTGGCCATGCTGTTATTTGGTAACATCAGCCCATCCAGCGTCTTGATTGCCATCAGCATTATTACTCTGACGGGTCTGCTGTACACCCTGGCCGGCGGTATCCGTACAGTCATTTATACCGATGTTGTGCAGGCGGTGCTGTACATCGCAGCGGCGGTTGCCGTGATCATTACCCTGCTATACCAGATTGACGCTGACATAAGCACGATTATCACAGTGCTGCAAACCCCGGCAGACGGCGGGCCCGATAAGCTGACCTGGCTTAACACTGAGCCTGGTCTGGGTGCAGACAACACCTTTTCTCTGTGGTCCATCCTAACCGGGTTTGTGCTGCTGAATATTGCGGCATTCGGGCTTGATCAGGATATGACCCAGCGTCTGCTGACCTGCCAGAACAAACGTCAGGCAACCCGGGCCATGCTGCTGTCGGTGGTCATGGGGATTCCGGTGGTCGGATTATTTATCTGTGCAGGCATGCTGCTGTTCATTGTTTATCAGCGCCCGGACTTAACCGGATTGCCTTTGAGTGAGCTGGCTCACTCTTTTCAGGGCCAGACAGAAACCGTGTTTATGCACTATGTGTTAAATGCCTTGCCTGCAGGCGTAAAAGGACTGGTGGTCACCGGCATCATTGCCGCGGCGTTATCAACGCTCAATTCTGGCTTAAATGCCATGGCCAGTGTGCTGGTTCAGGATATTTTGCCCGGCCGTAACGATACCCACACAACCACCAGCCAGGGAGTTCGCGCCGGGCGCTGGGCTATGACCGGTATTGCGGTTGTGCTGGCCCTGATGGCCGCGCTGTGTTTTTACTGGCAGCAATATACCAGCACCCCGCTGTTACAGTTTGCGCTTGGCGTTATGGTGTTTTCCTACAGCGGTTTGCTGGGCGTCTATTTTGTGGCTGTTTTTACCCATCGTGGCAGCCAGCGCAGTGTCACTGCGGCCCTGCTCAGCGGTTTTGCTGTGCCCCTGTTATGCCAGCCTTACATTCAGCACTGGTGGCTGCCCGACACTGCTCATTTTGACCTGGCTTTTACCTGGCAACTGTTATGCGGTGCCACTGTCTCTTTTATGGTGTGCCTGTGTGGTACACCAACCTTTTGTAAGGAACATTATGAATCACCACGACCCCCTGCTTGA